The Thermococcus sp. genome includes a window with the following:
- a CDS encoding CheF family chemotaxis protein, producing the protein MSVTETRVKVAIISSWKGSGRINWRDALGIIQHDRVILKYLRMGEVVGEDSFPFSSLSDLAVNVPDNYKLNPEKEHFGMKFYVPGRGELTLILTIGDNLLIYDEKKFKEFVHTIFETLINGKAVRIQLARIKGGAINMESKWQDGSLRIVSVKSAKKGTTERNIVVLDPDMRPIPIFSDVEDMDVEEVDMDGKKVQAWKIKHFYINETVTSYLYIPEKKTRLFILRYLLKYIPGYFEFIMKVSKEFPTLQAEFKEVMEKELKELESLDETEKQILMALYSGLNPLEIHQFLGLSEREIEEIYDRMIDKGLLKIVMIRKVVDLTREGRKIVNKLIEYGLVSM; encoded by the coding sequence ATGTCGGTGACAGAAACAAGAGTTAAAGTAGCAATTATCTCCTCGTGGAAAGGCTCGGGTAGAATTAACTGGCGTGATGCACTTGGAATTATTCAACATGACAGGGTTATTTTGAAGTATCTCCGTATGGGTGAAGTAGTTGGTGAAGACAGCTTTCCATTTTCGAGTCTTTCTGATTTAGCAGTTAACGTTCCCGACAATTATAAGCTCAATCCTGAAAAAGAACATTTTGGTATGAAGTTTTACGTCCCTGGAAGGGGCGAGCTTACACTGATTTTGACAATTGGAGATAACCTTCTCATCTATGACGAGAAGAAGTTCAAGGAGTTTGTTCATACTATTTTCGAGACTCTCATAAACGGAAAGGCCGTGAGAATACAGCTGGCGAGGATTAAGGGCGGGGCAATAAACATGGAATCCAAATGGCAGGACGGTTCCCTTAGGATAGTCTCTGTTAAGTCTGCAAAGAAAGGAACAACTGAGAGAAACATAGTTGTCCTTGACCCTGACATGAGGCCGATTCCCATCTTCTCGGACGTCGAGGATATGGACGTTGAGGAAGTTGACATGGACGGCAAGAAGGTCCAGGCCTGGAAGATAAAACACTTCTACATAAACGAGACTGTAACGTCGTACCTTTACATTCCCGAGAAGAAGACAAGGCTCTTTATCCTGCGCTACCTGCTCAAGTACATTCCCGGTTACTTCGAGTTTATCATGAAGGTCTCAAAGGAGTTCCCGACGCTCCAAGCGGAGTTCAAGGAGGTAATGGAGAAGGAACTGAAGGAACTGGAGAGCCTCGACGAGACTGAGAAGCAAATCCTCATGGCGCTCTACTCCGGCCTCAACCCACTCGAGATACACCAGTTCCTTGGCCTCAGCGAGAGGGAAATCGAGGAAATCTACGACAGGATGATAGACAAGGGACTCCTCAAGATTGTCATGATAAGAAAAGTGGTCGACCTCACGAGGGAGGGAAGAAAAATAGTGAACAAACTAATCGAATACGGCCTCGTTTCTATGTGA